GGGTGACACCGCAGGCCGTGGAGTTCTGGCAGGGCCGGGAGAACCGGCTGCACGACCGGCTCCGGTATCTGCGGGCCGCCCAGGGCCCGGGCTGGCGGGTGGAGCGGCTCTGCCCGTAGCGGCAGGAGAACGCAGACGATCCGTGGGCCCTTTACCGCCGCGCCTGGCGGCGCGGCGGTGCCGAGCGGACGACTCGGCGGCCCACGGATCGGGTGACTGCTTGGGATTGGCCGGCTACGCCGGCGCTGCGCTGTGCGCGACGACGGGCGCTAGCCCGCAGTCACCTCACGCGTCCGGACTGAAATCATGTCCCGAACCACCTCCCTTCTCGTGTACCCCCAGCGTAAAAAACGGTCCCCGGGACGACAAGCGAATTTCCCGTGGCACCGATTTCGCCGAAGACGGTGTGGTGCCGGGCACGGTCGAGTTGAATGACCCGTCGTGCAGGACATGCAGACGCGTCCAGCAGGGGGTACCTCGTGACCGCTCCACACCCGTCCGGCCCTGCCCGTCGCGGAACCCGCACCGGGGACGGGGCCGCCGCCGACAGCGACGACTCCGGCCTCCTCGCGGCGCTCCTCGACGGTATGGACGCCGCGCTGTGCGCGTTCGACGCGGCCGGCACGGTGACCCACTGGAACCGCGAGGCCGAGCGGATACTGGGCTGGTCGGCCGAGGAGGCCGTCGGGCGGCACGGGCTGGCCGGCTGGGCCGTGCGCGCGGCCGACGCCGAGGAGGTCACCGCGCGGCTGCTCGGCGTGATGGAGACGCCCGGACGGCAGGTGCACGAGTTCGCGCTGCTCACCAAGGACGGCGGCCGGGTCCTCGTCCGCATCCAGACCTCGGCCGTCCCCGGCCCGGACGGCAGGCCGGCGGGCGCGTACTGCGCGTTCAGCGAGGTGCACACGCAGATCGACCTGGAGCGGTCGATCGCACTGAGCGAAGGGCTGTTCGGGGACGCGTCCTGGGGTGTGGTGCTGGTCGACGCGGATCTGCGCCCGGCCCTCGCCAACGCGCACGCCGCGCGGGCGCTGCGCACGGGCCGGACGGCACTCCTCGGCCGGCCGCTGGGCGATCTTCTGGACCAGGGCGTGGAGGAGTTGGAGGGCGCCCTCCAGCACGTGCTGGCCGCCGGTGCCCCGCCCGCGCCCACCGACCTGTGGGTGACGCTGCGGGACGCCACCGGCGCGGCGTCGGAGCGGCGCTGCTGGCGCAGCGGCTTCCTGCGGCTGGCCTCCCCTCTTGCGGAGGAGCCCGTGCCGCTGGGTGTGGCCTGGCTGTTCCTGGACGTGACGAAGACGCGGCTGGCCGAACAGGAGAGCGCGCGGCTGCGGTTCCGGGGCAACCAGCTGCACCGCGCGGGCCGGGCGGTCGCGGAGTGCGAGGACCCGATGGAGGGTGCGGCGCTCTACATGGACTTCGCCCTCGCGGGCTTCGCCGATCACGCCGTGATCGATCTGCTGCCGGCGCCGGTGGCCGCCCCGGAGGGGCCCGTCCGGCTGCTGCGGGCCGCCGCGACGCCCGCCGGGGCGCCGGGACCGTGCCCGGTGGCGGCGCTGAGCGGGCTGCCGGTGCCCTACGCGGACGGCCACCCGGCGTTGCAGGCGGTCGAGCGCTGCGGTTCGGTCCGGGCGGGCTCGGACCGTACGGACAACTGGGCGCCGGCCCGCAAGTGGCCGGACGGCACCGAGCACGCCCTGGCCACGGTGCTGCGCAGCCGGGGCCGCACGCTGGGGGCGGTCACCTTCCTGCGCGGGCCCTCCCGCCGCCCGTTCGACCGGGCGGACGCGACCTACGCGGAGGACGTCGCCTCACGGGTGGCCGCGTCGATCGATCTGGCGGTGACGGCCGAGGCGGCGGCGAAAGCGGAGGCGGAGGCCGGGACGGTCGGCTGGTGCGGGAAGCCCGTCGGCTGACCGGTGGGCCGGGGGCGCGG
The window above is part of the Streptomyces syringium genome. Proteins encoded here:
- a CDS encoding PAS domain-containing protein is translated as MTRRAGHADASSRGYLVTAPHPSGPARRGTRTGDGAAADSDDSGLLAALLDGMDAALCAFDAAGTVTHWNREAERILGWSAEEAVGRHGLAGWAVRAADAEEVTARLLGVMETPGRQVHEFALLTKDGGRVLVRIQTSAVPGPDGRPAGAYCAFSEVHTQIDLERSIALSEGLFGDASWGVVLVDADLRPALANAHAARALRTGRTALLGRPLGDLLDQGVEELEGALQHVLAAGAPPAPTDLWVTLRDATGAASERRCWRSGFLRLASPLAEEPVPLGVAWLFLDVTKTRLAEQESARLRFRGNQLHRAGRAVAECEDPMEGAALYMDFALAGFADHAVIDLLPAPVAAPEGPVRLLRAAATPAGAPGPCPVAALSGLPVPYADGHPALQAVERCGSVRAGSDRTDNWAPARKWPDGTEHALATVLRSRGRTLGAVTFLRGPSRRPFDRADATYAEDVASRVAASIDLAVTAEAAAKAEAEAGTVGWCGKPVG